A segment of the Juglans regia cultivar Chandler chromosome 15, Walnut 2.0, whole genome shotgun sequence genome:
CTCTACCAAAACATCTCTCAACCCCAATTGCCTACACAACCGAAGCCGATCAAGGAGAGCTCTACACTCCGCAATGGTATTAGTAGCATGACCATAAGAATGAGCAAAACCCGCCACTACTCCACCTTGAAAATTCCGAATAATACCTCCCCCACTTGAAATTCCTGGATTGTCGCAAGAGcctccatcaacattcaacttcACCCATCCTCTCTCCGGTGGTCGCCAggcaattaatttaattttccttttaacaATAGGAATAATTGGGCAACCTACTCCTCTAGAATCACCCGCTCAAGGGAGCCTTGGCACAAGTCCATGAGGATAGcattttttacaattatgtGGTATTCTTGAACCTTGAACAAAAAGTCAATCTCACTATCAACTTTGGTAAGAGTTCTAAATTGAATGAGGAATAAACATAACTTGACGTACGACAAATGAACCATgtgttgaaaaaataaactgTTCCTCTTCTCTCAAGGTTTCAATCTGCTAGATTAGGACTGCTATAAAAGATAAGTACATCTCTTTACTTGGCCACCCGCcctctttttaaaaaactagAGTTCGATCTCAAAAAAATTGAAGCATAACTTTTTGCTTGTTCTACTCTTCCTCTTTTGGCCTGCCCTGTTGAAGTCTCTCGGGTGTCTACTGCAGATCTGATTAGTCTTATGATGGACAGAACTCTGCAATCTACCCACTTGGTAAACCATTGGGAGCTCTGAGTGGTTTACCTAGCAAATTTAGTTGCGACAATACCTTTACATCTAAACTATGCAATGTAGTAATCTAATGAAAATACACTTGATATATAAAccgatgaaataaattatagttTATGCAAGGTATTACATCTTCATGAAATGTACTATTCGTTGTTTATAGGTTGCTATAAAGTGATTCTGTCAATGCACTCGTTAACACTGGCACAAAATGGAATAGTTTAGTAAAAATCAATGTTTACTTTCTCTTGTTGTGACGAATGAAAACAATTGCTATTATTAGATGTGTTTCCATGGGCATAACTTTATGTTtatgaatttgttcatttttgttttctctacATATCAAAACAAGTGACTTTGTTCTTTTTTGTGTTCTGTTTAGTCATGCATAAAGGTCGCACTAGACTTTGTCTCACCTGAAAATGTTGGTGAGTGCATACGTTTGACAGAGGAATTCCGTACACTTCCCCGTAATCATAGGGCCAAGGAGGACAAGTTGGAGGTATGTGATTGTTTGTACCTTTATTATGTGATCTCAAGTGTTTGGATAACATTTCATGTAGTGTGGCATGTTTACGTTATGCTGCAAATGATAAAGCATTTAGTTTGTAAAGCTATAAATTATTTGACTGCTCAATTAGTTTTTTTGCATAGCTTTAACTTACTGATTGCACAGTACTTCTTGATTACTGTTTCCATCACAATTATACCATCCCACTGCTCCAATGCAATCCTTTACCTCTTGAATCTTCTCTCAGCTCATCATGATCTAACTGCAGATGCATTGCACCATAAAACACCATTTTCTCTTCCAAGACTCTACCTGCACTAATTTACACACACTTTTGTGTCCTCAATGCATGGTACCTATCTTATTTCCATGAACTTGTGCTTACTTGATTGTGATATATGATGATTTGGATCGGCATTAACTTCAATTTAATCCTGGTGCGTGCTCATCGTAGTTGGATTGACTGAAATTGCTTGCAGCTAGGAATTTGTGATATGGCATATGATAATTGTGAAATGTTTCATTGTAAAAACTTTATTACAAATCGTGCTTGTAAGGTTTTTTATTGCTACTCTGCTTGGAACAGGTGAAGAAAATGACTGTTCATGCTCTGAGCCAGGTTGTTGAAAGTTTAGAGCAGAAGCCAAGGTTAGtacttttataaattgattaattCTGTAAGTTTGCCTGCCACTCTTTATGCTAGATCTGTAGGTGTTTTTAGTGCATaattcttttgatttttatcTGTAGTTCTGACAACCTTGCTTTCATTAATGTAGTCGTACCTAACAAACTTATAATGCTGCTTTTTTGATTAATTGTTTcttaaaaattttgagttgtaaatttgtaattgtatttctTGATTTAGTTATGTGCTGttattatctctctctctgcatcctGTATTTATATCcattttatacttttttccTAGCAAAGGGATCATTAATGCCCTTGAAAGCGGTAGCAAAGATGGTTTAATCATATTATCATGAATCTTGGCATgggcatataaaattttttagtgTTTGCATGCAGTTAAGAGGTGAATGCACATGTCAATTCTTCATTCTTGCTGTCACAATCCGCaacattcaaataattatatgtgCATGACGTCTTACTATATATTAAGGTAGCTTTATATTTTCTGTGCATGCCCAAATTTTGTTGGTGAAAGCAGGTAGCTTGTCAAGTTCAACTCAATGAATTTCAAGTTTTGATGTGGGTCGAGTTTGTATGGTTAAAAGCCTGCCCCTATTATTCTTGTTTATATGCAGGttcattttcatacattaaactaTGCTTTTGTATTTTAACCATAACCGTCTGAATTATTGTCTTGAAGGCTTTCAGTCATGTAGTGCAGTCTCTTGTGCTGTGTTGCAAGTACAGATTTTATCTGAAGTAACAAGATGTATTTTTAATACTTGATTTTCAGGTGACTATTTTCTGCCTCGAGATTCAGAACTTGTTCAACTTCATTGGTCAAAAACGGAAGTGTCTCGCTGTTTTGCATGCTCGATTTTCAGATGACTATTTTCTGCCTCGAGATTCAGAGTTCGTTCAACTTCAATATTGGTGAATATCTTTTATGGTGAATACAAAGTGTCCCAGTGTTTTTATAAATGCAGCTGAACCATTCGTACTAATCACGGTATAATGCCATCTGTATTTTGGTATTATACCAGCTGCATGCTTTTTGTCAAGGCCTTGTTTGCTATCCTCCATCCCCCAGTTATCTCTTTCTTTTGTCTGTGATCAAGAGATGATAATTCTACCATGATCAAGAGTTCAAGGTATCGATGGAAAGACTGGGTGCTTGTTTGCAGCAatattgtttttgaaaaattaggAGTTATCACTTGATGAGATGAATGTCATGGTAGTAGAGGCATATTGGTTTTaatatcattctcaattcgtaATTACTAGTCGTAGATACGCGCATGGTGATGCatggaaatattttatgaagggAAATTAGGAAAAGACTTTGCCCTACTTCAAGTTTTTGGAGCCTTGATTTCTTTAAACAACTGCTATAACTATGGATATTGATGTTAGGTGTAGCTAATGAAAAGTTATGTAGACCAAGGGTCAGTGGAGGATGGTACAGTTAAAATGGAGAGGGAGGTCGGCTAGCCCTTCAAAGTCTGCGTATATTATGTTgatataatcattttcttattttaggAACCAAATATACTAAGAGCATTTTCATCTGGTGTCTTAAATCACTGTTATCCccaaattatgaagaaaaatttGAGGAGCTGAAAAACTTCCTCCCATCTTATTCCTTATTTTAGTGTTTTGATTTAGGGAAGCTACAATGATTCCCCATCATATATGGGGAACCACTGTACATCCCCAAAAGCTCTTTCCCATCTCCTTCGTCTGTTGGTCCCGCGTGTTCTCTCTCTCCACTCTGTTGCCCTCTTTGATGTTTCCCTCTGTCACATCGTAGCCACCATTAATGGTGGTTTCTCTTCATCGGCCCAAATATATGTAAGTATTTCTCACTCTCCCATTACTATTTTACTCACTGAAGCCCCCTTCCCATGATTGGATTTCGTCGTCTCCGTCGCACGATTTGCATCTCCCATGGTTGAATTCGATGCATATgacaactatattttatttccttacctctggttttcaaaatctttgttttttgaGACTTGGGCTTATGACATTGCGCTAGGGTTTGGCATTTCGATTCAATCtgttatgaataataattttgaaaggCCATGGCTTATGATCTGTGTTGCTTTTTGACTTGTTGGAGCTATGCATCTTTTggggcttttctttttgaattcgAGTTGGCATTTTGACTGATTGTTTGTGATTCGAGGGGCTGTTGGTTATTCACTGTGTTTGACATTTCGAAATCTTTGTGATTTTGGGGCTGTTCTTTATTCATAGTGTTGGGCATTTCGAATAACCAAATGTGTGATTTTGGGGCTGTTGGTTTTGCACTATGCTTGGTATTTCGAAATCTAATTTGTGATTTTGAGACTGTAGGTTATAATCTGTGCTTGGCATTTCAAAATCTTGTCCATGATCTTGGGGCTGTTGGTTATGATTTGTGCTGGGCATTTTGAAATCTAGTTTGTGATTTTGGGGCTGTTGGTTATGATCTATGCTTGGCATTTTGAAATCTTGTTTGTAGCTGATGATGTTGTTGGTTATGATCTGTGCTTGACATTTCGAATTATAGTTTTTGATTTTGGGGTTGACTATTCATTGTGCTGGCCATTTCAAAATTCAACAGGTGGTTTTGaggaatctcatatttatataatttattgatcTGAGACATTAATTTATATCTAGATATGACCTGTTGTGAGCAATTTAGATCAATTGCTTAGTGTTGGCCTTGcagaatgaaatttaaaacacatggGGACTTCGTGAGTATTATCGCCATAAGTATTTCTTAGTTGTTTGCCTGAATACATCTTTGGATAACAAGTTTAGTCATTTGAATGATGGGGTTTGTATATCTTACTTGAACAACATCCTCATGAAAACAAgcgaattatatatatatatatatacattttaaattgacattttattatgtttactgttattattatttttttttttggcaagacTTGTTGTACTTATCTATTACTTGTGAGCTGTTGATTACTTGTTTGCTTGGCATGGATTTATTAACACATGCTTTTGTGCATTAGTTTGTTAATGATAtcattatttatcattattaattattattgaatATCTAATAATTGTATTTGATGGTATCTCTTTTATTGTTACCATGGACTTACTTGATTATGGTTTCAATTATCTAGTTTGAACTAAAGAAGTTGATGTTATATTGATTGTACCCAATGCCTTTGTATGCATACATACGTTGTTTGGTATTGATTTAGAATTGTATAAGGCTGTGATGATGGTTCAAGTGACTCCATGGGAGGGGTAATTTCACAAGTGTTTTTGATGGGGCTCAAACGAAAGTGGCAGTCAAATACGAACTCGGATGACCACCAACCTTTTTGTGATTGTTTTCACAAAAAGCATTCGGAGTCTTTTGGTTTTGCAACCATTATCTTAGTTGAGCTCCTGTCTTACAcataatgtaaattttataaatcattctgagccacatttaaaacacaactGTTTAGGGAAGcgaatgtgaatgctcttattttatattttgcaaacTGATTAAAGATGGATTTGAGTTCTCTACATCCTCAGCTGTGATGATGAGAatgtcaatggacagctttgctgtccatatttgtttccttgatttactcttcaGAATCATTAGCTTAATATTTGACAGATTGTATAGGGATAAAATTAGCATATACAACTTTCTTTTCATGTATAGAATCCTTTGTACAGTTTATATATTGGAGAGAAACCACAAGGCTGATACTTTTGGCTATTTTCACACAATATTTCGACTtatcttgacatggtatcaagagccgtcTCCTAGTTTATTGccgtcttcaatttttttttagattttttggcAATTCCGTTTCGGGTCTTATGGTTTCGGCTCTTTCTGTTGTTGGGTGGCTGTCGACGCAATCTTCTCTAAGCCTTTCGGCAATTTCTGCGGTTAGTTGCTTGTCGGAGCAGCACTCTGGTAGTGTTTTCGGCGTCTCTGTGTCTTCGTAGTTGACATCGCAACTCTCTGGCAACTTTCGGCTCTGGGATTCTCGTCGTTGTGACTTTCGGCTTGTTCTGGTTATTCCCGTTGGGTTCTCGACTTCGTCTGGGTGCAGCAATTCTCACGTgggatttatttttctctcgGCTTGGtcagtttttatgttttgtggCTTTCGGCTTCtgtcttgattttgtttcttggagACTATAGAAACTTTCGGTCGATATTTTTTTTGGTCTCGGTTGATCTCCCTtgctgtttttgttttttgctttgtCTTGGCTTCATTTATTTGCGATGGACTCTGCACCTGTATGTGTCAAGTTTACGGGCACAAATTACTCTATTTGGGCATTTCAGTTTGAGCTTTTCCTCAAGGGAAAATATCTTTGGGGTCATATTGATGGCATGGATATCGCCCAAACATCCAATCCTGACACATCCCATGATCTCAAGGCTTCTCCTTCATGGGCTGTACTTGATGCTCGGATTATGTCTTGGCTTCTTGGTTTGGTGGAACCACATATTGTTATCAACTTACGGGCTCATCGTTCCGCTCAATCCATGTTGAATTACTTGAAGAAGGTTTATCATCAAGTTAATGATGCTCGTCGCTTTCAGTTAGAACATGCGATTGCCATGTTTCAACATGGTAGTCTTTCCATCTAAGACTACTACTCAGCATTTATAACTCTTTGGCATGAATATACTGATTTGGTTACAGCGGATGTTCCTGTTGCCGCTCTTTCGACTATTCAGACTCTTCATGAGACTAGCCGGCgtgatcagtttcttatgaaactacGCCCGGAATATGAATCTATTCGCTCCTCTTTGCTGAATAGATCACATGTTCCTTctcttgatatttgttttggtgagttacttcgTGAAGAACAACGTCTTAGTACTCAAGCTATtctggagcaatctcatggTAGTTCTGGGATGGCAACTGTGGTTTATGCTGCCCAAGGACGAGGATCACCTATGACTTATAAAAATTTGCAATGTTTCTGTTGCAAGGAATATAGGTATATTGCTGCCAATTGTTCCAagaaatattgttcttattgcaagaaaaatggtcatattatcaaagaatgtcGCATCCGCTCACAGAATCGTCAAGCTCAAGCATTCCAGACTTCTGTTATTGTTCCTCCCGCAGCAACTCCTGTAGCACATGGCTCCTCCTCAGGTGCTTCCTCTGATCTTGCACCTCCTGCAGCAAATTACTGCACACCAGAAATGGTGCAACAAATGCTAATTTCGGCATTATCTGCGATGAGATTTCAaggtaaaaataatactaaactcTGGTATGTAGACTCGGGCGCTTCTAATAACATGACGAATACTTTCACAACCCTGTATCATGTTCGGCCCTATTCTGGTCAATCTGCCATTCAGACTGCCAATGGTAGTTCTTTGCCTATAGATGCTGTTGGAGATGCCTTTTCCACATTTACTGATGTGTTTCTTGCTCCTCAACTTTCCACGAATCTTATTTCTGTTGGTCAAATAGTTGATAACAATTGTGTTGTTAATTTTTCTGgtgatggttgtgttgtgcaggaCCAGGTCACGGGGGAGCCGATCGCGAAGGGACCTAAAGTGGGGCGcttgtttccactatttttacCTATTCCCACACTTTCTTCAGTGTCTTTTATTAAAtcttttgcttgtaataatgttccTGATCTGAGTATGGTATGGCATCGTCGTTTAGGTCATCCCAATACTTAGATCTTATCATGTATTGCACTCTggttttcttggtaataaagaacgttcttcttctttatcttttgagTGTGATTCTTGTAAACTTGGTAAAAGCAAAACACTTCCATTTCCTTTGCATGCTGGTAGAGCGTCTCATTGCTTTGATCTtattcatagtgatgtttggggaccttccccagttagttcacatgaaaaatttaaatactatgtgacttttattgatgatcatagcagattcacttgggtttattttcttcgCTCTAAATCTGAGGTTTTTCGTACTTTCACTGAGTTTTTAGCGTATGTCGACAATCAATTTTCTGCGACTATTAAGATGTTACGCACAGATTCTagtggtgaatatttgtctaCTGAGTTTCAGGCATTCTTGGCTTCTAAAGGTATTATCCATCAACGTTCATGTCCCGctactccccaacaaaatggagtagctgaaTGCAAGAATCGCCATcttcttgatgtggtacgtaCTCTCTTGTTAGAATCATCTGTTCCATCCATGTTTTGGGTTGAGGCTCTGAAAACTGCTACTCACTTGATTAATCGTTTACCTTCCCAAGTCTTACACATGGAATCTCCCTATTTCCGTTTGTTTGCTAAGCAACCTAGTTACGATAATCTCCGTATATTTGGTTGTgtatgttttgttcatttacctCCTCATGAGAGACATAAATTATCTGCTCAATCTGTTAGATGTGCATTCTTGGGATATAATGTGTGTCAAAAggatttgtttgctatgatcTTACTTTACATCGCACACGCATTTCTaggaatgttattttatttgaaaatcaacatttctttcctGTGTCTTCTATGCCCTTTTGTTCCACTGTGGTCCTCCCCTCTTTTGAGCAGCAGCTCTCAGATCTTCATTAAGTCATTTCTCACTTTAAACCAGGTATGGTGTATACGAGACGCTCCCGCCCACAGTCTCTTCCGGTGGCTCACCCGATATCTGATCCTAACATGCATCAGAATTAGTTAGTTGCAGCGCCTCCAGAGCCTTTGGTACGTCGCTCTCCTCGAGTGTCTATACCCCCAGATAGGTATGGGTTCTCTTCTGACAATTCCATTTTTGCTCTTACTGCTGCAttgtccaattttgatattcccacATGCTACTCACATGCTGTCAAGCATGACTGTTGGCGACAAGCTATGCAGGAAGAGATTGCCGCTCTAGAGGCCAATCATACTTGGGACATTGAACCTTGTCCTTCCATTCTAGTTCCtctgggttgcaaatgggtttactaAGTCAATGTTCGCtctgatggaagtttggatcTTTATAAAGCTCGGCTTGTTGCCCTTGGGAATAATCAAGAATATGGTGTCAATTATGAAGAGACCTTTGCTCCTGTGGCTAAGATGACCATTGTTTGTACGATCCTAGCTCTTGCTGCTTCCCAtgattggccactacatcagatggatgtcaaaaatgcttttcttcatggggaccttaaagagtgtatttatatgaagccGCCCCCATGATTGTTTCCCTCTCCGACCTCTAATGTATGTAAACTTCGTCGCTCTCgttatggtctcaaacaagctccaagggcctggtttgataagtttcgaaccactttattacaattttccttCAAGCAGAGCAAGTATGACACTTCATTGTTTCTTCGAAAATCAGACATGGGTATTGTTGTCATTTTGGTTTatgttaatgatattgtgattactGGTTCCGATTCTGCTTTACTTGTCCagctcaagactcatctctTAGAAtcttttcatatgaaagatcttgggtcTCTCAcgtattttcttggtcttgaggtaCATCGTAGTCCCTCTGGTATTTCCCTCAATCAGCATAAGTATGCTAGTGATTTGGTGGCTACAGCTGGACTACAGGAAGCTCCCTCTGTCGATACTCCGATGGAATTAAATGTCAAGCTTCGCAAAGTGGAGGGTGACTTACTTACCGATCCTAGTTTATATCGGAAGTTGGTGGGTAGCCTTGTCTATCTCACTatcactagaccagatatttcCTTTGCTGTACAGCAAGTCAGCCAGTTTCTTCAAACTCCCcgtcatcttcatttggctgTTGTTCGTAGGATCATACGCTATGTTCAGGGCACTTCTGCCCGTGGGTTATTCTTTCTTGCAGGCAATTCTCCTCGTCTTGCTGCTTATagcgatgctgattgggctggttgtgcTGATACACGTCGCTCCATCACTGGTTGGTGTGTGTTCTTAGGTGATGCGTTGATCtcctggaagagtaagaagtaAGACAGAGTTTCTAAGTCATCTACAGAATCTGAATACCGAGCGATGTCTCTTGCTTGTTCCGAAATTATTTGGCTTCGAGGTTTGCTTGCTGAGTTAGACTTCTCTGAGATTGATCCTGCACCTTTACACGCCAATAATACAAGTGCTATTCAGATCACGGCTAATCCTGTCTATCATGagcgcaccaagcatattgaagtAGATTGTCACTCTATCCGTGAAGCCTTTGAAGCTCGTGTTATCACTCTTCCGCACATTTCCACTAAGCTACAAATTGCAGATATCTTTACCAAGGCTCTTACTCGTCATCGACATTGCTTCCTAAGTAGCAAATTGATGTTGGTTGATCAACCTGCATCAACTAGCGGGGGgctgtcaatggacagctttgctgtccatatttgtttccttgatttactcttcaGAATCATTAGCTTAATATTTGACAGATTGTATAGGGATAGAATTAGCATATACATCgttctttccatgtatagaatccTTTGTACAGTTTATATATTGGAGAGAAACCCCAAGGCCGATACTTTTGGCTATTTTCACACAATATTTCGACTTATCTTGACAGAGAAATACTCGTGGGGACATTTGGCATGTTTGGCACACACCTCCATGGCATGGTAATCCGAATGACCAATAAATAGTGGCAAGAAGTTGTTGTAGCCAGAAAGGAACGATGCTAAATGTGGTCATAAGTTACCATATGACTTCTTGAGCCGGCTACCTAAATCACTTACAAATATTGTTGGGTCTGTAATTGTCTAACATGTGTACCTATTCTTTTGTGTCTACAGTTTTTTAGAAATGGATTCACAAAATCATGGAAATATGTTCTTCACGAGCCTCCTAACTCAGGAACCTGAAATTGACCATATTTATGGTGGTCAAGGTGAACAATCTCTCGTACCTTTGGATGACTCTCCACCCTCACTCCAAGTAAAGAAAATTAGCCAGGAGTGCAAACTTCACTCTCGAAGAAGACAGGTTACTTGTTGGGTCCTTAATACATCGATGGTTTGCCATTCAAAATGTGACCAATAAATTTTGTGCTAAATTCGCCCAAGTTGAAGGATTGAATCAAAGTGATGTGACTGAACAAAACAATATATAAGCAtctacttttatattatttccagcacttaattatgatatttatgTGTTACATTTTCTTTATCCTTAATGGatggttaattatttgattttatactTGAATTGGAAGTTTGACAAAGCGAAGATCATGTACCAATCACTTGAGAAAAC
Coding sequences within it:
- the LOC108993065 gene encoding uncharacterized mitochondrial protein AtMg00810-like, producing the protein MGIVVILVYVNDIVITGSDSALLVQLKTHLLESFHMKDLGSLTYFLGLEVHRSPSGISLNQHKYASDLVATAGLQEAPSVDTPMELNVKLRKVEGDLLTDPSLYRKLVGSLVYLTITRPDISFAVQQVSQFLQTPRHLHLAVVRRIIRYVQGTSARGLFFLAGNSPRLAAYSDADWAGCADTRRSITGWCVFLGDALISWKSKK